The nucleotide sequence CTCGGCCGCGGCTCACCGGTCGAGGTGCTCTGGGCCGGGCTGGTCGGCTGTCTCGGCGTGGCGGCGCTGGCGGTGGCGACCGGCGGCTGGGTGCTCGGCGTCGGGCCGGCCGGAACGATCGAGCGGGCGCTCGGCGGCCTCGCCGGGCTGCTGCTGCTCTACCTGCACCCGGTGTCGATCGCGATCGGCGCCGGGCTGGCCGTCGCCGCCGTGCTGACGGCACTCGCCCGCCGACGCCGAGACCGAGATCGAGACCCCGGCGCGGGGGACGCCGGTCGGTCGGGCGGTGGCGTCGGCCTGGACAGCCCCGATATCTGTTCGAGCGTGGGAGAGGATGTCAGATGAGGCGTACGACGAGGATCCTGGCGGCGGTCGTCGCCACCGGGCTGGGCCTGACCGGGCTGGCCGGCTGCGGCGGACGGCAGGACACGGCAAGTACCGACGCGGGTGGCGAGATCAGCTGCGAGGTGGGTACGGAGACCCGGATCGGGATCGCCACCGGCAACGCGACAGGGGTCTACTTCGCGCTCGGCAACGCGTACGCCGAGCAGGTCTCCAACGCGCCGGGCAGCAGGGTGAAGGCGACCGCCGCCGAGACCGGGGCCTCGGTGCAGAACATCCAGCAGCTCGTCGCCGGCACGTACGCGGTGGCGTTCTCGCTCGCCGACACCGCCGCCGACGCGGTGCAGGGCACCGGCAGCTTCGACGGGCAGCGGCAGCCGGTGCAGGCGCTGGCCCGGATCCACACCAACTACACCCAGGTGATCGTGCGCAACGGCGCCGGGATCAGCTCGGTGGCCGACATGCGGGGCAAGCGGATCTCGACCGGGTCGCCGAAGTCGGGTACGGAGGTGATCGCGAACCGCCTGCTCCAGGCGGCCGGCCTGGACCCGGCCAAGGACGTCCAGGCGCAGCGGCTGGACCTGGCCAAGACCGTGGACGGGATGAAAGACGGCTCGATCGACGCGCTGTTCTGGTCGGGCGGACTGCCCACCCCCGGCATCACCGACCTGCTCACCACCGCCAAGGGTCAGGTCGCCTTCCTGGACATCACGCCGTTGTTGCCGGAGCTGAAGAAGATCAACCCGGTGTACGAGGAGGGCACCATCCCGGCCGCCACCTACGGCACTCCGGCCGAGGTCAGGACCATCGTGGTGCCGAACGTCCTGCTGGTGAAGGACGACCTCGACGCCAACCTGGTCTGCGTGCTGACCAAGGCGCTCTTCGACCGGAAACCCCAGTTGGAGCAGGCCAACGCGGCGGCCAGGGAGATCAGCCTGGACACCGCCCGGAAGACCGACCCGGTACCCCTGCACCGCGGTGCCGGCAAGGCCCTCGACGACCTGAACGCCGCGAAGTAATCAGCCACCGCCGGAGCCACCGTCCCGTTCGCCCCGCGCCGTCCCTCCCCTTCATTCCAGGTTCCTAGGATGCTATAGGGGGGGCGCGGGGGACGCCTCTGGCCTACTGACCCGCCGCGCGGGCCCCCGAGTTGGCATCTGTTCGCGGGCTCGGCTAAAGTTCTCATCCGTCACCAGGAAACACCGGAGACAAGCGGACGTAGCGCAGTTGGTAGCGCATCACCTTGCCAAGGTGAGGGTCGCGGGTTCGAGTCCCGTCGTCCGCTCGGAGATGCCGCCACAAGTCGGGGGCTACCTCGGTGGAGTGGCCGAGAGGCGAGGCAACGGCCTGCAAAGCCGTGTACACGGGTTCAAATCCCGTCTCCACCTCGGTCAAACGAGGGCGATTGGCGCAGTGGGAGCGCGCTTCCTTGACACGGAAGAGGTCACTGGTTCAAACCCAGTATCGCCCACCAGCTATACAAGCAGGTCATACGGCTCGTTACCGGATCTTCGGTAACGAGCCGTTCTGCTTGTGCTCCTTACGATGGGAGCAAACTGGGAGCAGTGATTCGCGCCGGGGGTTGGGCGGCAGGGGTTGTTGCGTCCGGCCGATTTCCAGCTTGCGCCCATCCGGGACGGGGTGGGCGCGGCGAGCCGACCGTGGTTTACGGCCCGGGGTTCCCCGCGTGTCGTCGCGGCTGTGAGTGGATGTCTGGCGGCGGGTGGCGTCGCTGGGGGAGCGCTTGATCGGCCTCCCGTCCGCACCCTTCAGCTCTCATCGATCAACTCGCGGTCGGACTGCACCGTGAGAATCGTGAGGCTATCGGACTGAGTTCCCGCCGAGAGTTCCCGCCGCGCCAGCTAGTGTGCTGCGCCGGAAATTCGCCTACAAAATCGGGCGAGTGATTCGAGGATTTCCTCGGCGGTCTTGGTCCAGATGAACGGGCGTGGGTTGCTGTTCCAGGCGGCGATCCACGCCCGGATATCGGCCTCGAGGGACCGGACGCTCTTGTGGGCGCCGCGGCGGATCTTCTGCTCGGTGAGGTAGCCGAACCAGCGTTCGACCTGGTTGATCCAGGACGAGCCGGTCGGGGTGAAGTGCATGTGGAAGCGGGGATGGCGGGCCAGCCAGGCCCGGACGGCCGGGGTCTTGTGGGTGCCGTAGTTGTCGCAGATCAGGTGGATGTCGAGGTCGGCGGGCACGGTCTTGTCGATCGTGGTCAGGAACGTGCGGAACTCGGTGGCACGGTGCTGCCGGTGCAGTTCACTGATGACGGTGCCGTCGGCGATGTTGAACGCGGCGAACAGGCTGGTGATGCCGTGCCGGTGGTAGTCGTGCGTACGCCGCTCCGGCATGCCCGGCATCATCGACAGTATCGGCTGGGACCGGTCCAACGCCTGGATCTGGGACTTCTCGTCCACGCACAGCACCACCGCCCGCTCCGGCGGGTTGTGGTACAGGCCGACCACGTCGACGACCTTGGCGACGAACTGCGGATCGGTCGACAGCTTGAACGTGTCCGCGCGGTGGGGTTTAAGGCCGAAGTCCCGCCAGATCCGGCCGATCGTCGACTTCGACAGCCCCGACCGCTGCGCCATCAAGGTGCGGGACCAGTGCGTGGCGTTACGCGGCGTCTGCTCCAAGGTCGTCACCACGACGTCCTCGACCCGGTCCAGGCCGATCGACGGTGGACGGCCCGGCCGCTGCTCATCGATCAGCCCGTCCAGCCGCAGTTTCAGAAACCGCCGCCGCCACTTCCCCACAGTGGACAGGTGGACGTTCAACTCGGCCGCCACCTCGACGTTCGAGGCGCCCTCGGCACACGCCAGGATGATCCGTGACCGCATCGCCAGTACCTGCGAAGACTTCGCCCGCCGTGACCACCGCGTCAACGTCACACGCTCCTCATCCGTCAACGTCAACGGCGGGGTCGGACGCCCGGTTCTCGGCATCTCCGCAGCCTACACCCACTTATAAGGCGAACTTCCGGCGCGACACACTAGACCCGGACGTCTACCCCCTGGGCGACTTCCCCGAGCTCTACCACGAACGGTGGACCCTGGAAACCGCGATCGGTGATGTGGAAACCCGGCTACGCGGCGGTGCCGAGGTCGTGCTGCGCTCCGGCCGCCCGGACCTGGTCTACCAGGAGGTCTACGCACTGCTCTGCGTCTACCAGGCCATCCGCGCGCTGATCGTGGCCGGTGCCGAGCACGCCGACCTCGACCCCGACCGCATATCGTTCACCCGCACCCTTCAAGCAGCCGCGCGTCACGTCAGTGACGACGCGGCCTTTTCCCCCTGACGACCTCACCGACCTGGTCAACGACGTCATCTACGAAATCACCGACGAACGCAACCTGCTACCCGCCACACCCCGCAACCGCAGCTTCGCCCGCCAGCAACGACAACCCGGCCGCCGCTACCCCCGCCAGACCGACGACTACAAGAAACCCCTACCACCCCGCACGACGATCAGACTGTGGATCCTGACCAGGCCAGACACGCTAAGTTGACGGCATTGGGCCATGGCCTGCTCATGGCAGTGCAGGCCGCAACGGAACTGGACCGTTACTGGAGCAAGTTCCTCACCGACGTCCCGTTCATACTGATTCTCGCCATCGGGATCTACCTGTGGCGACCGATCATGAAACACGACCAGGTCGCCACGGTGTAATACACCGGCCCGGCCCGCGGTCAGATGGTTTCCCTGCGGGCCGGGCACCTCAACCCGGGCGTGGAGCGAGTCGTTCTTCGGCCGTCTCAAGGACGAGTACCGCGGTTTGATCAGACGTCCGGGACGCGGTGGCGTGGTTGCCATCTTGATTGCGGATGGATGACCGGCAGCCGCGCCCTCGGCCTGCCTTCTGGAATCCCCCGGTTCGAACCCAGTGTCGCCCACTCGGGTTACGTTCGCGATCATTTCGCGAGCTGGCATCTGTGCCCTGGTCGAGATATCGGCCGGGCCTCTTTGCTGTTTATTTCGATCTTGTCGAGCGCGAGGTCGCAGGGGACTGCGCGGGCACGACACCGGCCCGCCGACCAACCCGCGCCCTCGGCCGGCCGGCCTGAACGCCGTTTTAACAGTCGTCTCAGGATCGCTCAGTATGAAGAAGGCATCGCCGGGCGACGCGGGTCCCGGCCTCGTCGGCATGGCCGAACGCGCCGCGCTTCACGGCGGCATGGTTCAGCACCGGACGGCCGCGACCCTGAAAGGCAGCCATTCATGATCTCGGTGCTCGTGGCGGACGCCCAGCCGATGCAGCGCCTCGGCTTACGCATGCTGCTGGAGAACACCCCCGAAACCGAAATCGTCGGCGAGGCCGAGGACGGCGCCGAGGCCGTTCGGCGGATCACCGAGCTGCGTCCCGACGTGGTGCTGATGGACATCCGCATGCCGGGCGTCGACGGGATCGAGGCCACCCGGCGCATCGTCGCTGCCGGTGGGCGTTCGCGGGTCCTGGTGCTGACGACGTTCGACTCGGACCGGTACGCGTTCGCCGCACTGCGGGCCGGGGCGAGCGGTTTCCTGCTCAAGGACATCCGCCCGGAGGAACTGCTCGCCGGCATCCGGGCCGTCGCCGCCGGGGATTCGGTGATCGCGCCGGCGCTGACTCGGCGGCTGCTCGACGCGTTCGCCGACCGGCTAGACGATGACCTCTGCGGGCCCGTGCGGGAGGATCCCCGGCTGGACCTACTGACCGACCGCGAGCGCGAGGTCCTCGTCGCCATCGGCCACGGCCTGACCAACGGCGAGATCGCGCAGCGGTTCACGCTGTCGGAGTCGACGGTGAAGACCCACGTCGGGCGGGTCCTCGCCAAGATCGGCGCACGGGACCGGATCCAGGCCGTCATCCTCGCCTATAACCTGAGACTCACCCGGCCGGTTTAGCACATCATCTCGCGCGTGCGTCGAAGGCGCGACCGTAGTTCCCAGCCGCTCCGCCGCCCGGTCCGCCGGCAGCCGCCCACCGCACCGCCCGTTCAGTGCGGACGTGTGTGAGCTCAGAGCCGCCTTTCGGCTCGTCGACCTCGGTGAGCTCACACACGTTCGACGCTTCGTCAGGACTCGCGGGGGGAGACCGTCATGATGCCCGTGCACATCTCGTCGCTGGTGCCGTCGCCCCACACCACGTAGCGGGGCGGCAGCTTCTTCAGCTGAGGCAGCTGTTTGCGCAGCCCCGCGTCGTGCGTACAGGTCACCCGCAGCGTGTCCCCCGGACCGATCTCCACCGGCGACGGCAGCTTCATCAGCCGCTGGTTGTCGAAGTCGAACTGCGGCACGTCCAGCACGACCTTGGCGTTCGGCGTGCCCGGGTTGAGTTCGACCTTCAGCGCCCGCCCGAGCATGTGCATGTGACCGAAACCGGCGAACAGCGTCGTCGGCGCCTCCACCTCGTGGTCGCAGGTCTGGGTGTCACCGGGCTTCGGCACACCGCCCTGGTTGCATTCCTCCACCTGACGGTCCGCCATCTCGCCGACATCCGGCCCGAACCGCTTCGTCACGTCCGCGATCGAGGCCGCCCGGTCACAGAGCGGACCGGACTCGTCGGCGGCGCAGGGCAGGTCGGTCGGCGCGTCGAGCGACCACGTGTCGAGTTCCCGGGTCTGGGGCGTGCCGTCCGTCAGCCGCAGCCGCACCGCCGAGCGGTCCGACCCGGTCGGCTTGCCGTCGGTCGCGAGCAGGTTGTAGTGGATCTGGAGGACGAGCAGGCTGCCCGGCTCCAGCTTGTAGCCGGCGTCCTGGTCGAGCAGCGTCTCCGTGGCACCCGGCGCCCAGGTGTCCACCCACGCCGCGTCCCCCTCTTCGACCTCGGCGCCGGCCACGCCGGTGCCGCCGAAACACTGCCAGCCGAGACCAGGGGTCCTCGCGTCCTGCTTGCGCACCGCGGCAGCGCCGCCCGGCGGCACCGCGTACACGATGGCGTGGTGCGCGATGGCGACGTTCTCCGGTGCGAACTGGGTCCCGGTCAGGAACGCCGTCCTGGTCAGGCCCGGATCGACCATCTGGCACCGGTACTCGTCCGAGCCGCCGCCCTCCGGCGGCGTGGGCGTGTAGGCCTCGGCCATCTTCAGGTCCAGGAACCGCTCGCCGGCGCGCAGCGGCTGCGGTGGAGCCGACGACCCGCCCGCGTGCACGCTGTGCGGGCCGGCCGCTGGGGGCGCCGCACTGTCGGCGTCCGACCCGCAGGCGGGGACAGCAGCGAACGCTGTCACCAGCGTCACGGCGCCCGCTGCAAATTTCCACCGTGGACTGTCAGTCTTCCTCATAATCCAGACGCTAGGACCGATTCCGCCTCGTTTCGTCGTACCGCGGTCGTGATCGTCGGGAGGGAGGCGGTACCGCGGTACTACGCACGGAGCGCGTTCGACCCCCGCACGAGAGCCGTGCCGCGTTGCTCATCCGGTCTAACGGCTGTGTCGCCTGGGCCCTGTCCAACCGGCCTGATCACCGGTTTAACGGTCGTCTCAGCTTCGCTCGGTACGAAGTCGGCCTCAGACAAGCGATGCAACCCGTCAGGAGGCTATTGATGTCAGTCAACGCAGCGCCGCCCAGGGAAGCGCCGCCCGGTCGGTTGGCAGGCCGGTGGGTGCCGTGGCTGGTGATCGGCTTGTGGCTGGCGCTGGCGGCGGTCATGGTGCCGCTGAGCGGAAAGTTGAGCTCGGTCACCACCGACAGAGCCGTGGACACCCTGCCGGCCAGCGCCGAGTCCACCAAGGTGGCGGTGCTGGAGGACAGTCTCCCCGGCGGTGAGGACAACACGTTCGTCTTCGTGTACCACCGCGCCGGCGGCTTGACCGACGCCGACCGCGCGACGGTCGAGCGCCACTACAACGTCTTTGCCAACCGGTACCCGCCGAAGGTGGCGGCCCTGGCCGGCGAGGACGACGAAGGCCCACCGACGAGACTCTCCACCAACGGCAGGGCGATGATGTTCACCCTCGACGTGAGCACGAGCTACGGCGCACCGGAGGCCATCGTCGGCCCGTTGCGTGACGCCGCGAAGGACCGCCCCGCCGGCCTGGAACTCGACGTGACCGGCCCGGCCGCGGTCGACGGCGACATGGACGCCGTCTTCGACGGCATCGACCTACAGGTGTTCCTCACCACCGTCGCCGTCGTCACGCTCCTGCTCATCCTCACCTACCGCAGCCCGGTGTTGTGGTTCATCCCGCTGGTGGTCGTGAGCGCGGCCGCACTGACCGCGATGGCGACCGTCTACCTGCTCGTCAAAGGCTTCGGCATCGTGGTCAACGACCAGAACTCGGCGCTGCTGACGATCCTGGTGTTCGGCGTCGGCACGGACTACGCGCTGTTGCTCATCGCTCGATATCGGGAGACTCTGCACCACCACGAGAACGTCCGGGTCGCGATGGTCCACGCGCTACGCGGCGCGGCGCCGGCTATCGTCGCGTCCGCGGCCACCGTGGTCGCCGGCCTGCTCTGCCTGCTCGTCGCGGACCTGAACAGCACCAGCGGGTTGGGCCCGATCGGTGCGGCCGGCATCCTGTGCGCGCTGGTGGCCATGCTGACGCTGTTCCCGGCGGTGCTCGTGGTACTCGGCAGGCGGATCTTCTGGCCGGCCATCCCACGGTTCAGCGCGACCCTGGACGAGAAGCCGGGGCTGTGGGGACGGCTTGGCGCCGCCATCAGGCGCCGCCGGTGGGTGGCGACGCTCGGCTCGCTCGGAGTCCTCGGCGTGCTCGCCATCGGGCTGTCGGGCAACACCGGCGCCCTGCGGGAGCAGGACCAGTTCCTGTCCGCGCCGGAGTCGGTGACCGGCTTCACCGTTCTGCGCCAGCACTTCCCGGAACTCGGCGGCCAGCCGATGACGATCTACACACGGCCGGCGTACCAGGAGCGGGTGCTCGACGTCGTCAAGGGCACTCGCGGTGTGGCCGTGGCCATCCCAGGTCAGACCAGCGGCGGCTGGGCCGACATCTCCGTGTTCCCGACGGACGCGCCGGACACCGCCGCAGAGTACGACACGATCAAGCGGGTGCGTACCGCCGTGCACGCGGTGAACGGGGCGGAGGCGATCGTCGGCGGGCCGAGTGCGGAGAACCTCGACACCGAGGCGACCACCGGTCGTGACGAGAAGCTGGTGATTCCGCTGGTGCTCGCCGTCGTGCTGATCGTCCTCGGGCTGCTGCTGCGCGCGATCGTGGCCCCGCTGGTCCTGATGGCCACCGTGATCGTCTCGTTCGCCGCAGCCTTCGGCGGCAGCGTATTCGTCTTCGACACGATCCTCGGGTTCAAGGGTGTCGACTATTCGGTGCCGCTGCTGGCATTCCTGTTCCTGGTGGCGCTCGGCGTCGACTACAACATCTTCCTGGTCAGCCGGGCCCGTGAGGAGACCGCGCGTCTCGGCACCAGAGAGGGCATGCTCAAGGCCCTGAAGGCCACCGGTGGAGTCATCACCTCGGCCGGCCTGGTCCTGGCGGCCACGTTCGCGGTCCTCGTCTCGCTTCCGCTGGTGATGCTGATCGAGGTCGGGTTCCTGGTCGCCTTCGGCGTGCTGCTCGACGCCCTGCTGGTGCGGTCGGTCCTGGTGCCCGCCCTCACCCTGCTGATCGGCCGGCGGATCTGGTGGCCGAGCCGGCTGTCCCGTCCGATGGCGGCGCCGCCGAAGGGGCGACACTCGCCCGCCGACGACGAGGAGCCCGCGCTGCAACGGTGAGCACGGCGGCACGGACGAGATCCGGGACGGGGACCCAGGCCCCGTCCCGGATCTTTTTCATGGCCCGACAGTCGCCGCCGGTTGGTCCTGCCGGGACCGGGCCGGCGCACTGCGCGGTGTGCTGCCCCGACAGTGAGTGCCGCGGCGCCCTGCCCGAGGGCCGCCGTCGCCTGTCCTACGCCGCGCCGCCGGGGCGGGGGGCCGTGCTGTCCTCCCCGGCGGCGCGGCGCGCGATCGGGGCGGGCGGGGTCGCGGCCGGCAGGTCGATCCGGAGCAGTGCGCCACCGCGTGCGGAGCGGCCGACGGTGGCCCGGCCGCCGTGGGCGTAGACGACCCGCCGCACGATCGACAGCCCAAGACCGGATCCCGGCAACGCCCGGGCGCTGTCGGCACGGTAGAATCTGTCGAACACCCGCGGTGCGTCGGCGGGGTCGATGCCCGGACCGGCGTCGTCGACCTCGAGCATCGCCGACGCGCCCTCGGCACGGAGCCGGACCTGGACCGGCTGGTCCGGCGGGGACCACTTGCCGGCGTTCTCGACGAGGTTGAGCACCGCCCGCTGGAGCGCAGCGGGACGCCCGTTCACCCACACGGACGTCACGTCGAGCGCGACCTCGATGTCGGGCACGCGGGAACGCGCCTGGGCCGCGGCGGCCACCACCACGTCGGCGAGGTCGAGCAGCTCGGTGCTCTCGTCGCTGACGTCACCGCGTGCCAGGTCGGTCAGCTCGGCGGCAAGGGTGCTCAACTCGGCCACCTGGGCTCCAAGATCATTGAGCAGCCGGGTCCGGCTCTCCGCCGAGAGGGCAGTGTCGAGGGTGCCGCGCCGGTCGAGCCGGACCAGCAGCTCGATGTTGAGGCGCAGGCTGGTGAGCGGGGTCTTGAGCTCGTGGGCGGCGTCCTCGGCGAGCAGCCGTTGGGCCCGCCGGGAATCCCGGAGCGCGGCGAGCATGTCGTTGATCGCCTGGATCAGCCGCCGGATCTCCCCACCGCCCTCGTCCGGGATGTCGGCGTCGAGATCCCGGGTGTGCGCGACACGTACCGCGGCGGCGGTCAGCCGGTCGATCGGTGCCAACCCGGTCCGCGCCACGGTCCGCCCGACAAGGGCGCCGCCGACCACGCAGAGCAGCCCGATCACCAACATGCCAAACCCGAACTGGTTGATCGGGCTGTCGTCGACGACGCGGGCCACCTGGACCGCGCCGTCGCCCGCCCGCAGCGTGTAGATGAGGAAGCCGTCCTCGTCGCTGTCGCCCGACTCCACCAGGTCGGCCAGCCCGCCCTGCGCCACGCGCCCCGCGCGCTCGCTGACCGGAGGCAGCGCGGATTGGCCGGCCGGCGTCCGGGTCGAGCCGTCAGGCAGGATGACCCGCACCAGCCGACCGGATCCGGAGTACGGCGGTAGCTCGACCTGCGCCAGACCGGCGCGCTCCGCGTCCGTCGCCAGGACGCGGGAGTCGGCGCGTAGCTGATTCTCGGCGGTGTCCCGCAGCTGCCAGTCCAGCAGCTCGCTGGCTACCTGAAAGGACATGAACACGCTGACCGCGATGGCCGTCGCCGCGATCACCGTCAGCCTGGTCCGCAGGGACTGCCGGCGCCACCAGCGGGTCAGCCGGCGCGGTTCCCGGCTGGCGGGCCTGCTCACGGAGGAGTCTCCCGCAACGTGTATCCCAGGCCGCGCAGCGTGTAGATCAATCGCGGCTCACCCTCGGCCTCCATCTTTCGGCGCAGGTAGCTCACGTACACCTGAAGGTTGTTGGCGGTGGCGCTCATGTCGAAGCCCCAGATCGCCTCGAACAGCGCGTCGCGGGTCAAGACCCGGGTCGCGTTGCGCACGAGAACCTCCAGGAGGGAGAACTCGGTCCGGGTCAGGTGCAGCGGCCGCCCGCCCCGCCACGCCTCGAACCTGTCGGGATCGACCCGGACATCGGCGAACGACAGGATCTGCGACTCCCCGTCGGCCGGCGTGCGCCGGCGCAGCAGGGCCCGCACCCGGGCCAGCAGCTCCTCGGTGGCGAACGGCTTGGGCAGGTAGTCGTCGGCGCCCGCGTCCAGCCCCGCGACCCGGTCGGAGACCTGGTCACGGGCGGTCAGCATCAGCACCGGCAGACCCTGGCCCGCGGCCCGCAACCGCCGGCAGGTCTCCAACCCGCCGAGGCGGGGCATCATCACGTCGAGGATCAGCAGATCCAGCGCGTCACCGCCGGCCGCACCGACCCCGTCGAGCACAGCGAGACCGTTGGCGACGCTGCTGGTGTCATAACCCTCGACCTGGAGCACCCGCTCCAGCGACTCACGGATGGCCGCGTCATCATCCGCGATCATGATCCGCATGCCGGACCGCCCCCTCCGGTCGATACCTTTGCCGCTTACTCTTCCCGGTCAACCTGAGGACAGGATTAGAGCCGTCGCCGCTGTGGTGCCCGCTGGCCGTGCTCTTACGGACGCTTGCACCTCCCCGAGGTCTCAACGCTTCCGCAACGACATCCGACCCGCCGGCGTGGGACAGTGAGCACCTCGCGTCCGGGGACGGAGTATCGAAGGCCCGGGAGGACGAGAGGACGGCTCGTTGAAGCTGGTGGTGCAGGCCTTGCCGCAGCAGATGCTGTCGGTTGGGAGCACGGGGTCGATGTTCTGGAGGTCGGGTGCTGGGGCCGGTGGTCACCGTCTCCTGGGTGTCCCGGGCGGGCCCGGGACACCCAGGAGCGGATGTCACCCGTTGGCGACGGTCGAGACTCCGAGGATGCGGAAG is from Micromonospora sp. WMMD1102 and encodes:
- a CDS encoding response regulator transcription factor, which gives rise to MRIMIADDDAAIRESLERVLQVEGYDTSSVANGLAVLDGVGAAGGDALDLLILDVMMPRLGGLETCRRLRAAGQGLPVLMLTARDQVSDRVAGLDAGADDYLPKPFATEELLARVRALLRRRTPADGESQILSFADVRVDPDRFEAWRGGRPLHLTRTEFSLLEVLVRNATRVLTRDALFEAIWGFDMSATANNLQVYVSYLRRKMEAEGEPRLIYTLRGLGYTLRETPP
- a CDS encoding HAMP domain-containing sensor histidine kinase; this encodes MSRPASREPRRLTRWWRRQSLRTRLTVIAATAIAVSVFMSFQVASELLDWQLRDTAENQLRADSRVLATDAERAGLAQVELPPYSGSGRLVRVILPDGSTRTPAGQSALPPVSERAGRVAQGGLADLVESGDSDEDGFLIYTLRAGDGAVQVARVVDDSPINQFGFGMLVIGLLCVVGGALVGRTVARTGLAPIDRLTAAAVRVAHTRDLDADIPDEGGGEIRRLIQAINDMLAALRDSRRAQRLLAEDAAHELKTPLTSLRLNIELLVRLDRRGTLDTALSAESRTRLLNDLGAQVAELSTLAAELTDLARGDVSDESTELLDLADVVVAAAAQARSRVPDIEVALDVTSVWVNGRPAALQRAVLNLVENAGKWSPPDQPVQVRLRAEGASAMLEVDDAGPGIDPADAPRVFDRFYRADSARALPGSGLGLSIVRRVVYAHGGRATVGRSARGGALLRIDLPAATPPAPIARRAAGEDSTAPRPGGAA
- a CDS encoding MMPL family transporter; its protein translation is MSVNAAPPREAPPGRLAGRWVPWLVIGLWLALAAVMVPLSGKLSSVTTDRAVDTLPASAESTKVAVLEDSLPGGEDNTFVFVYHRAGGLTDADRATVERHYNVFANRYPPKVAALAGEDDEGPPTRLSTNGRAMMFTLDVSTSYGAPEAIVGPLRDAAKDRPAGLELDVTGPAAVDGDMDAVFDGIDLQVFLTTVAVVTLLLILTYRSPVLWFIPLVVVSAAALTAMATVYLLVKGFGIVVNDQNSALLTILVFGVGTDYALLLIARYRETLHHHENVRVAMVHALRGAAPAIVASAATVVAGLLCLLVADLNSTSGLGPIGAAGILCALVAMLTLFPAVLVVLGRRIFWPAIPRFSATLDEKPGLWGRLGAAIRRRRWVATLGSLGVLGVLAIGLSGNTGALREQDQFLSAPESVTGFTVLRQHFPELGGQPMTIYTRPAYQERVLDVVKGTRGVAVAIPGQTSGGWADISVFPTDAPDTAAEYDTIKRVRTAVHAVNGAEAIVGGPSAENLDTEATTGRDEKLVIPLVLAVVLIVLGLLLRAIVAPLVLMATVIVSFAAAFGGSVFVFDTILGFKGVDYSVPLLAFLFLVALGVDYNIFLVSRAREETARLGTREGMLKALKATGGVITSAGLVLAATFAVLVSLPLVMLIEVGFLVAFGVLLDALLVRSVLVPALTLLIGRRIWWPSRLSRPMAAPPKGRHSPADDEEPALQR
- a CDS encoding response regulator transcription factor encodes the protein MISVLVADAQPMQRLGLRMLLENTPETEIVGEAEDGAEAVRRITELRPDVVLMDIRMPGVDGIEATRRIVAAGGRSRVLVLTTFDSDRYAFAALRAGASGFLLKDIRPEELLAGIRAVAAGDSVIAPALTRRLLDAFADRLDDDLCGPVREDPRLDLLTDREREVLVAIGHGLTNGEIAQRFTLSESTVKTHVGRVLAKIGARDRIQAVILAYNLRLTRPV
- a CDS encoding IS630 family transposase, which codes for MPRTGRPTPPLTLTDEERVTLTRWSRRAKSSQVLAMRSRIILACAEGASNVEVAAELNVHLSTVGKWRRRFLKLRLDGLIDEQRPGRPPSIGLDRVEDVVVTTLEQTPRNATHWSRTLMAQRSGLSKSTIGRIWRDFGLKPHRADTFKLSTDPQFVAKVVDVVGLYHNPPERAVVLCVDEKSQIQALDRSQPILSMMPGMPERRTHDYHRHGITSLFAAFNIADGTVISELHRQHRATEFRTFLTTIDKTVPADLDIHLICDNYGTHKTPAVRAWLARHPRFHMHFTPTGSSWINQVERWFGYLTEQKIRRGAHKSVRSLEADIRAWIAAWNSNPRPFIWTKTAEEILESLARFCRRISGAAH
- a CDS encoding TAXI family TRAP transporter solute-binding subunit yields the protein MRRTTRILAAVVATGLGLTGLAGCGGRQDTASTDAGGEISCEVGTETRIGIATGNATGVYFALGNAYAEQVSNAPGSRVKATAAETGASVQNIQQLVAGTYAVAFSLADTAADAVQGTGSFDGQRQPVQALARIHTNYTQVIVRNGAGISSVADMRGKRISTGSPKSGTEVIANRLLQAAGLDPAKDVQAQRLDLAKTVDGMKDGSIDALFWSGGLPTPGITDLLTTAKGQVAFLDITPLLPELKKINPVYEEGTIPAATYGTPAEVRTIVVPNVLLVKDDLDANLVCVLTKALFDRKPQLEQANAAAREISLDTARKTDPVPLHRGAGKALDDLNAAK
- a CDS encoding monooxygenase, with amino-acid sequence MTAFAAVPACGSDADSAAPPAAGPHSVHAGGSSAPPQPLRAGERFLDLKMAEAYTPTPPEGGGSDEYRCQMVDPGLTRTAFLTGTQFAPENVAIAHHAIVYAVPPGGAAAVRKQDARTPGLGWQCFGGTGVAGAEVEEGDAAWVDTWAPGATETLLDQDAGYKLEPGSLLVLQIHYNLLATDGKPTGSDRSAVRLRLTDGTPQTRELDTWSLDAPTDLPCAADESGPLCDRAASIADVTKRFGPDVGEMADRQVEECNQGGVPKPGDTQTCDHEVEAPTTLFAGFGHMHMLGRALKVELNPGTPNAKVVLDVPQFDFDNQRLMKLPSPVEIGPGDTLRVTCTHDAGLRKQLPQLKKLPPRYVVWGDGTSDEMCTGIMTVSPRES